The sequence AGGCCTTCAGTCTCAAATTGATCAAATCAAGACCCTCCTTGATCTTCCGATGCACCACCCTGACCTTTATATCAGGTTTGGCCTCAACCCTCCCAGAGGCATCCTCCTTCACGGCCCCCCGGGAACGGGTAAGACGGCGCTGGCCAGGGCGGTCGCATCGTCTGCTGGATGTTCTTGCATCGTCGTCAACGGGCCGGAACTTTCCTCAGCATACCATGGCGAAACGGAAGAACGTTTACGTGGAGTATTCACGGAAGCGAGGAAACGTAGCCCATGTATTGTAGTGCTGGACGAAGTGGATGCCCTTTGTCCCAGGCGGGATGGCGGGGAGGGAGGCGAAGTTGAGCGAAGGGTGGTAGCGACTTTGCTGACCTTGATGGACGGTATGAGTCACGAGAGCTTAGAAGGTGAACGGGTATTTGTCGTAGCTGCCACAAATAGACCCAACAGCATTGATCCTGCTCTTCGCCGGCCTGGAAGGTTTGACAGAGAGATCGAAATTGGTAACttatcttctttccttttctttcttttttttccaaACAGCAAACAGATGCTAACACATTTTCATAGGTGTACCAGATGTTAAAGGCCGCCGAGAGATACTCGACATTATGCTCTCAAAAATTCCTCATTCACTTTCTGAAGGGGACCTCTCTTCTCTCGCCGCGCGCACGCATGGCTATGTCGGTGCTgatctcttctccctcgTGCGGGAATCTGCTTCTGCGGCCATCTCCCGCTTCCATCTGTCTTCCTCACCAAGTAACTCAGAACCTGTCTTGACCAATGTGGACATCTTATCAACACTTCCTTCCATCCGACCGTCTGCCATGCGCGAGGTGTTTGTCGAAACTCCGACTGTGCGATGGTCAGATATAGGCGGTCAACAAGATGTAAAGCAAAAACTGAAGGAGTGCATTGAATGGCCATTGATGCATAGAGATACGTTCAAGAGACTAGGCGTGGAAGCCCCTAGGGGAGTGTTGTTGTACGGGCCCCCGGGCTGTAGTAAGACAATGACCGCTAAAGCATTGGCCACGGAAAGTGGTATCAACTTCATCGCTGTGAAGGGTCCGGAGGTGAGCTGCAGTGAATACTCGATGAAATGCGAGTGCTGATCGTCCTCTAGCTTCTCAACAAGTACGTCGGCGAGTCTGAAAGGGCAGTAAGAGAGATTTTCCGCAAAGCGCGTGCTGCTTCCCCTTCTATCATTTTCTTTGTAAGTTGAAAGGCAATGTTCAATTCCGCAACTAACAAGTATCTTTACAGGATGAGATCGACGCCCTTGGCTCCGCACGGTCGGACGACCATACTCTCTCTGGTGTCCTCACTTCTCTGTTGAATGAGATGGACGGTGTAGAAGAGTTATCGGGTGTGACAGTAGTGGCAGCTACCAACCGACCCGATGTCCTGGACTCCGCTCTGATGCGTCCCGGAAGATTGGACCGTATCTTGTACGTAGGCGCGCCCGATTTTGAGACTCGAAAAGATATCTTCCGGATCAGGATGGCCACGATGGCCGTAGAGCCAGGCGTTAACGTTGAGCAACTGGCCGAAATAGTGAGTCCAACTAGCAATGCAATGACGCACAGAACCTTAGCTGACGCCGCGTATAGACTGAAGGCTGCTCTGGCGCAGAAATCGTCTCAGTCTGCCAAGATGCGGCTTTGGCTGCCATGAACGAAAGTCTTGATGCTCCATATGTAAGTGTGTCTGGACGTTTTACGGATTCCAGAACTTATTCTCGCTCGCAGGTCAAAGGTTCCCACCTTGTCAACTCAGCTCACACTGTCCGAAGAAGGATTACTCCGGATATGATTGCATTTTTCGAGGAATGGAGAGACTTATCCGGGGTTCGTAGCGCATAAACTCTGCTATATGCATTTTTTCCATGCACTGAATATGATGGTCACAATAAATTCACGATCGTACTAATCCCATTGCTCCCATCAATATCCAAGCTGCCACAGCCCCTGCCATTCCTGCCACTGCCAAGTCTCGCTTCTGTGAAGGTTTGACTAACGGATCCAGACAGTCGGGAAGACCTCCTATGGTCTGAGTAAAGAAAGGATCGCTTTGTGAATCTGGAACGTTCATTGCTGGGTCGACCCCAGCTATCAAAGGAATGGTTTGGGACGAAATGAATTCTGATGGATGGGCTGTCAATTTTGAGGGCATATCTTCCGCTTCTAGGACAACAGCATGAGGTCGCTGCTCTTTTATAGCACTGGCTGAAGCCGGGGCAGCCGCTACTCTTTCCAAATGACCCTCTACCCCTTCTAGCCTGTGGTCCACCCTTTCCATCATAGATGCCACCCTCTCCTCCAGTTTTTCCACCAGTCGCTTACGTTTCCATGGTTCCACCAAAAGTACCGCGCCGACAAACACAATAAAGTTGATAGCCAGACCAGCTACGTTTGCCCAGGTACTGACACTCCTGATTTTGTCACTCCAAACTTGTTCTTCGTGATACCGTTGCAAAATAACTTGCATGAGCTGAGAGAAAGATTTGTCGACAGCAACCTCGGCATCTTTGAGAGCAATAGATGTCGAAGCCACGGCATGGGAGGAAGTATGATCAGCGCGGACAAGAGAAGTGAACTTGGAAACGTCCGCATCGGTCCAAGAATGTTTGCGTTCGAGCAGGATGTTGGTTTCGCGTTGAGCTTCAGAACGAGCAGCAACAGCTTCATCATAAGCAGCCTTGGCGGCTCGAGCACATTCGCGCAGCCTTTGAAGCTCGTCCTCTGGTATATGAAACAACGAAGGTAAGCGGGATTCTTAAGGTCTAGGCAAAAGCGCCATACCTTTTTCGAATACCATATGTTTCAGTCGTTCCACCTCATGATATCCTGTCATCTCGTTGACTTTCAATCCTAGCCCCATAAACTTCTTCTGTGCTTCTTGTATGACATGGCGCGAATGATTTAACACATTTTTGCTCCATTCCGTCAAGTGTTCACGAACTTCTGGCGGAACTGAGATATTTGAGGGGAAGGAATATGTTGAGGAGAATTTCAATGGAGCGTCTTTACTGGAAACAGAATTTGTCGAAGATTgtgaaggagaagaagatgatgatgaagacgatCCAAGCTTTCTCACTTGACCTGACGAGATTTCTTCACCCTCTGAAATAAAATCGAATGAAGACGGCGCTGATAACACATCATGGGGATTCGGTCCAGGCTCTGACGCGAGGTCCTTCGCATTCGGACTTTTCAGCAGTTGCCCCTCTTTTGACTTTGGACGCTCTGAGACAGCAGAGCTTGAGCTAGCGAGCATGCGGCTAGTGTTGCCCAACCGAATTCGGCATACTGGCGGACAAAATAGGGGCGTGGTAGAGCGAGTAGAGATAGAGAGAGGCGATGGGTAGAAGAAACGCGCGACCACGGCGTTGGCAGAGAAGGGATATCGGCAGGCCATAGGGGACTTGAAGCCCTCTCAGTTGTATAGAATGAGAGCGGAGGAGATGCAATGGGATCGGGCACAGTCTCACACTTATCACTATACGTATGTAATAATGTGGATGTAAACAGTTACAAAAATGCACACGTAACGATATGACAGGCAAGATGAACCTCATCATTATCGATCATCGGCGTACTCTTTTAAGCATATCTACTTCATATGTTATAATTTTTCCTAAACAGACACAGTTAAAAGACGAAAGGCCATGGCCCAATATGATCTTATACAGCTTGGTTCGGTAACACTACCTGCAATTGCAGATTCAACTCTACCGTTATCGTTGTGGGCCCCTCTGACCTCTGCTACCCTCGACAGTTTAACATCGTCGCTGCCTTCGTCCAGATTGACCATCGGACTTATCTCGAAAGCTCTTAGTGACCCAGGTCTTGGATTCCAAGCAGAAATATGCAACAAAGGAACGTCTTTGAAGATCAGATGTCGAGTGACACCTAGTGACTCCCAAGGCAGCATTTGGAAGAGGCTTTCGTGGAAAGGGCGAGATACGGTGATCAAGGGATTATTGAAAACGTTAGAAAGAGTATGGGAGTATGATGATGTGTCGGAAGGGGTTTTGATGTCATTAACCGTAGGATTTCAGTTATCTTCATATCTGTTCATTGGAAGGCTGATAACCATTCTGGTAGGCTGAAGACAATCAAAATATGCAGGATATCTATGCTTCAGTGCCGTCTCCTGAAGATCCATTGTTTGGAGAGACCATGAACCCCCTGGATCAAGAACTTTATGATAGCTTGTCCAACTACGAGAACCCTCGTGGCATATTAACAAGCCTCTACCTGTATCAGATCGTGAGCCGCAAGCCTGGAAAGCACACCATGAGCTTTCTCATTGATCGCGTAACATTCAGCGTTCTGTTGCTAAGATGCTACAA comes from Cryptococcus gattii WM276 chromosome G, complete sequence and encodes:
- a CDS encoding Peroxisome biosynthesis protein PAS1 (Peroxin-1), putative (Similar to TIGR gene model, INSD accession AAW44584.1), whose translation is MSAIVTLRAVPTEADTDVLKSIVSRDVRRAYISPATLRTHKVAAGDWVLFKSGSAFIMAQAWPRTSVDDNVVALSLAQINNLCGSEVEMYRFKPGQSQGRLVSIVLKEVPLTEAPSSSKLNNGARPPIDLNSPRERVWCNAAIKEALTSLHYVRTGYSLIIGDTEKAPRKFEITSVEVSSKDIEKRLTSIEDGMEELAIGEENPRLYEMHWRTSVSLEEEELQQNKEVHKDTPSERKTLNKKGSPNMSTSSVPHYINLFTPTESPVSAYTFLGGLQSQIDQIKTLLDLPMHHPDLYIRFGLNPPRGILLHGPPGTGKTALARAVASSAGCSCIVVNGPELSSAYHGETEERLRGVFTEARKRSPCIVVLDEVDALCPRRDGGEGGEVERRVVATLLTLMDGMSHESLEGERVFVVAATNRPNSIDPALRRPGRFDREIEIGVPDVKGRREILDIMLSKIPHSLSEGDLSSLAARTHGYVGADLFSLVRESASAAISRFHLSSSPSNSEPVLTNVDILSTLPSIRPSAMREVFVETPTVRWSDIGGQQDVKQKLKECIEWPLMHRDTFKRLGVEAPRGVLLYGPPGCSKTMTAKALATESGINFIAVKGPELLNKYVGESERAVREIFRKARAASPSIIFFDEIDALGSARSDDHTLSGVLTSLLNEMDGVEELSGVTVVAATNRPDVLDSALMRPGRLDRILYVGAPDFETRKDIFRIRMATMAVEPGVNVEQLAEITEGCSGAEIVSVCQDAALAAMNESLDAPYVKGSHLVNSAHTVRRRITPDMIAFFEEWRDLSGVRSA
- a CDS encoding Mitochondrial inner membrane protein, putative (Similar to TIGR gene model, INSD accession AAW44580.1), producing the protein MACRYPFSANAVVARFFYPSPLSISTRSTTPLFCPPVCRIRLGNTSRMLASSSSAVSERPKSKEGQLLKSPNAKDLASEPGPNPHDVLSAPSSFDFISEGEEISSGQVRKLGSSSSSSSSPSQSSTNSVSSKDAPLKFSSTYSFPSNISVPPEVREHLTEWSKNVLNHSRHVIQEAQKKFMGLGLKVNEMTGYHEVERLKHMVFEKEDELQRLRECARAAKAAYDEAVAARSEAQRETNILLERKHSWTDADVSKFTSLVRADHTSSHAVASTSIALKDAEVAVDKSFSQLMQVILQRYHEEQVWSDKIRSVSTWANVAGLAINFIVFVGAVLLVEPWKRKRLVEKLEERVASMMERVDHRLEGVEGHLERVAAAPASASAIKEQRPHAVVLEAEDMPSKLTAHPSEFISSQTIPLIAGVDPAMNVPDSQSDPFFTQTIGGLPDCLDPLVKPSQKRDLAVAGMAGAVAAWILMGAMGLVRS